In Cydia splendana chromosome 26, ilCydSple1.2, whole genome shotgun sequence, the following are encoded in one genomic region:
- the LOC134803271 gene encoding protein neuralized isoform X2, whose protein sequence is MGQSGSAMPAPRTSCTGGAPNNLPPLGFHSVHGENIRISRDGSVARRVESFCKGVAFSARPVRVNEKVCLRFVEISNSWSGVIRFGFTTHDPTTLSHSLPKYACPDLTNKPGNWAKALGERFCEKDNILYYYVNSAGDVHFGVNGEDKGLFFTGVDTRSPLWALVDVYGNCTAVQFADPRVPNQVRRPNQSPVEEDRLISGMRSLSVEEPLPQPRYQNPLVPLSLHRTKGRNVQFINDRGVAARIEAEFCQGYVFTARPMRPGQTIVVQILSTETAYAGSLAIGLTSCDPATLRPCDLPDDAEQLLDRPEYWVVRRDAANGLRRGDELAVTLTLDGEVRVSRNGSNPITVMHVDHTLRLWAFVDIYGATQKVRMLSSQTAQTPPQQLRVLAGSAQPIQTGAGGTVLVVSLPPQNGAQNAANQQMTLASAHYIEPIQTSQLCLSSLPPMSPPACSPAPPYPRRAPDTCSATQNSCNELVNVQPERVERPSTSRQPAHHQPIYSVIGEGQTLTGTECTICYENPIDSVLYMCGHMCMCYRCAVQQWRGKGGGQCPLCRAQIKDVIRTYKS, encoded by the exons CGCCCCGCACCTCCTGCACCGGCGGCGCCCCCAACAATCTGCCCCCGCTGGGCTTCCACAGCGTCCACGGGGAGAATATCAGGATATCCAGGGACGGTTCCGTGGCAAGAAGAGTCGAGAGCTTCTGCAAGGGCGTCGCGTTCAGCGCGAGACCGGTCAGGGTTAATGAGAAG GTCTGCCTTCGCTTCGTCGAGATCTCCAACAGCTGGAGTGGCGTCATCCGCTTCGGCTTCACCACCCACGACCCCACGACCCTGTCCCACTCGCTCCCCAAATACGCCTGCCCCGATCTCACCAACAAACCCGGTAACTGGGCCAAAGCTTTAGGCGAGAGGTTCTGCGAAAAGGACAACATCTTATACTACTACGTGAACTCCGCCGGAGATGTCCACTTCGGCGTCAACGGAGAGGATAAAGGACTCTTTTTCACAGGAGTAGATACTCGCTCGCCGCTCTGGGCGCTTGTAGATGTATACGGGAACTGTACAGCAGTTCAATTCGCCGATCCGAGAGTCCCGAATCAAGTTAGAAGACCGAATCAAAGTCCTGTAGAAGAAGACAGGCTTATATCTGGAATGCGATCGCTGTCTGTCGAAGAGCCACTCCCGCAGCCTAGATACCAGAATCCATTAGTGCCTCTAAGCCTACACAGGACTAAAGGGAGGAACGTGCAGTTTATTAACGATAGAGGAGTCGCAGCCAGGATTGAGGCTGAGTTCTGCCAAGGATACGTGTTCACTGCGCGTCCTATGCGTCCAGGGCAAACGATCGTAGTCCAAATCCTCTCTACTGAAACTGCCTACGCCGGCAGCTTGGCTATCGGTCTGACCTCCTGCGACCCAGCGACGTTAAGACCTTGCGACCTGCCTGATGATGCTGAACAGCTCCTAGACCGACCAGAGTATTGGGTCGTGCGTAGAGACGCCGCCAACGGTTTACGCAGAGGCGATGAGCTGGCTGTGACTTTAACTTTAGACGGTGAAGTCCGTGTTAGCAGGAATGGATCTAATCCTATCACAGTCATGCACGTAGACCACACCTTAAGGTTATGGGCGTTTGTGGATATCTACGGGGCTACGCAGAAAGTTAGGATGTTGAGTTCGCAGACGGCTCAAACGCCGCCGCAGCAGCTGAGGGTGCTGGCGGGCTCAGCGCAGCCGATACAGACTGGTGCTGGGGGGACTGTGTTGGTCGTGAGCCTGCCGCCGCAGAATGGTGCTCAGAATGCGGCCAATCAGCAGATGACATTGGCCAGCGCGCATTATATCGAG CCAATCCAGACATCCCAGCTGTGCCTGAGCAGCCTCCCCCCCATGTCGCCGCCGGCCTGCTCCCCCGCGCCCCCCTACCCGCGCCGCGCGCCCGACACGTGCTCGGCGACGCAGAACAGCTGCAACGAGCTCGTCAACGTGCAGCCCGAGCGGGTCGAACGACCCTCCACCTCCCGCCAGCCCGCCCACCATCAACCCATCTACTCCGTCATCGGCGAGGGTCAGACCCTCACCGGCACCGAGTGCACGATATGCTACGAGAACCCTATAGACTCTGTCCTGTACATGTGCGGACATATGTGCATGTGCTATAGGTGCGCGGTTCAACAGTGGAGGGGCAAAGGCGGCGGTCAGTGTCCGCTCTGTAGAGCACAGATCAAAGATGTAATTCGTACGTATAAGTCTTGA
- the LOC134803271 gene encoding protein neuralized isoform X3: MALYLKRSAPRTSCTGGAPNNLPPLGFHSVHGENIRISRDGSVARRVESFCKGVAFSARPVRVNEKVCLRFVEISNSWSGVIRFGFTTHDPTTLSHSLPKYACPDLTNKPGNWAKALGERFCEKDNILYYYVNSAGDVHFGVNGEDKGLFFTGVDTRSPLWALVDVYGNCTAVQFADPRVPNQVRRPNQSPVEEDRLISGMRSLSVEEPLPQPRYQNPLVPLSLHRTKGRNVQFINDRGVAARIEAEFCQGYVFTARPMRPGQTIVVQILSTETAYAGSLAIGLTSCDPATLRPCDLPDDAEQLLDRPEYWVVRRDAANGLRRGDELAVTLTLDGEVRVSRNGSNPITVMHVDHTLRLWAFVDIYGATQKVRMLSSQTAQTPPQQLRVLAGSAQPIQTGAGGTVLVVSLPPQNGAQNAANQQMTLASAHYIEPIQTSQLCLSSLPPMSPPACSPAPPYPRRAPDTCSATQNSCNELVNVQPERVERPSTSRQPAHHQPIYSVIGEGQTLTGTECTICYENPIDSVLYMCGHMCMCYRCAVQQWRGKGGGQCPLCRAQIKDVIRTYKS, translated from the exons CGCCCCGCACCTCCTGCACCGGCGGCGCCCCCAACAATCTGCCCCCGCTGGGCTTCCACAGCGTCCACGGGGAGAATATCAGGATATCCAGGGACGGTTCCGTGGCAAGAAGAGTCGAGAGCTTCTGCAAGGGCGTCGCGTTCAGCGCGAGACCGGTCAGGGTTAATGAGAAG GTCTGCCTTCGCTTCGTCGAGATCTCCAACAGCTGGAGTGGCGTCATCCGCTTCGGCTTCACCACCCACGACCCCACGACCCTGTCCCACTCGCTCCCCAAATACGCCTGCCCCGATCTCACCAACAAACCCGGTAACTGGGCCAAAGCTTTAGGCGAGAGGTTCTGCGAAAAGGACAACATCTTATACTACTACGTGAACTCCGCCGGAGATGTCCACTTCGGCGTCAACGGAGAGGATAAAGGACTCTTTTTCACAGGAGTAGATACTCGCTCGCCGCTCTGGGCGCTTGTAGATGTATACGGGAACTGTACAGCAGTTCAATTCGCCGATCCGAGAGTCCCGAATCAAGTTAGAAGACCGAATCAAAGTCCTGTAGAAGAAGACAGGCTTATATCTGGAATGCGATCGCTGTCTGTCGAAGAGCCACTCCCGCAGCCTAGATACCAGAATCCATTAGTGCCTCTAAGCCTACACAGGACTAAAGGGAGGAACGTGCAGTTTATTAACGATAGAGGAGTCGCAGCCAGGATTGAGGCTGAGTTCTGCCAAGGATACGTGTTCACTGCGCGTCCTATGCGTCCAGGGCAAACGATCGTAGTCCAAATCCTCTCTACTGAAACTGCCTACGCCGGCAGCTTGGCTATCGGTCTGACCTCCTGCGACCCAGCGACGTTAAGACCTTGCGACCTGCCTGATGATGCTGAACAGCTCCTAGACCGACCAGAGTATTGGGTCGTGCGTAGAGACGCCGCCAACGGTTTACGCAGAGGCGATGAGCTGGCTGTGACTTTAACTTTAGACGGTGAAGTCCGTGTTAGCAGGAATGGATCTAATCCTATCACAGTCATGCACGTAGACCACACCTTAAGGTTATGGGCGTTTGTGGATATCTACGGGGCTACGCAGAAAGTTAGGATGTTGAGTTCGCAGACGGCTCAAACGCCGCCGCAGCAGCTGAGGGTGCTGGCGGGCTCAGCGCAGCCGATACAGACTGGTGCTGGGGGGACTGTGTTGGTCGTGAGCCTGCCGCCGCAGAATGGTGCTCAGAATGCGGCCAATCAGCAGATGACATTGGCCAGCGCGCATTATATCGAG CCAATCCAGACATCCCAGCTGTGCCTGAGCAGCCTCCCCCCCATGTCGCCGCCGGCCTGCTCCCCCGCGCCCCCCTACCCGCGCCGCGCGCCCGACACGTGCTCGGCGACGCAGAACAGCTGCAACGAGCTCGTCAACGTGCAGCCCGAGCGGGTCGAACGACCCTCCACCTCCCGCCAGCCCGCCCACCATCAACCCATCTACTCCGTCATCGGCGAGGGTCAGACCCTCACCGGCACCGAGTGCACGATATGCTACGAGAACCCTATAGACTCTGTCCTGTACATGTGCGGACATATGTGCATGTGCTATAGGTGCGCGGTTCAACAGTGGAGGGGCAAAGGCGGCGGTCAGTGTCCGCTCTGTAGAGCACAGATCAAAGATGTAATTCGTACGTATAAGTCTTGA